The proteins below are encoded in one region of Oncorhynchus clarkii lewisi isolate Uvic-CL-2024 chromosome 33, UVic_Ocla_1.0, whole genome shotgun sequence:
- the LOC139392523 gene encoding sodium-coupled neutral amino acid symporter 2-like isoform X2, with amino-acid sequence MKQATAKTEMSRFSISPDEDSSVSSNSHEYSSCPTKKVPIDSQYPDMDAESQNFLPDYHLDKKKYETDYHPGTASFGMSVFNLGNAIMGSGILGLSYAMANTGIALFIILLVAVSIFSLYSVHLLLKTANEGGSLVYEQLGYKAFGMPGKLAASISITMQNIGAMSSYLYIVKYELPIVIQAFVGATNGEWYANGDYLVILVSVVIILPLSLLRNLGYLGYTSGFSLLCMVFFLIVVIYKKFQIPCPFIPNMDVILNETVSKVLNNTMGFLNTTAGVYNEDVCTPKYFVFNSQTVYAVPILTFAFVCHPAVLPMYEELKDRSRRKMQGVANVSFLAMFIMYLLAALFGYLTFNVHVESELLHTYSKVYKADVILLIVRLAVLTAVTLTVPVVLFPIRTSVNQLLCASKEFSWIRHTIITMVLLASTNCLVIFVPSIRDIFGFIGASAAAMLIFILPSAFYIKLVKKEPMKSVQKIGASIFLCSGFFVMIGSLTLITLDWINNASQAANGH; translated from the exons ATGAAACAGGCCACTGCAAAGACAGAGATGAGCCGCTTCAGCATTTCCCCTGATGAGGATAGCAGTGTCAGTTCCAATAGTCATGAATACAGTTCCTGTCCAACCAAGAAGGTTCCTATTGACAG TCAATATCCCGATATGGATGCGGAGAGTCAAAACTTCCTTCCAGACTACCACCTGGACAAGAAGAAGTATGAAACAGATTAT CATCCAGGCACCGCCTCTTTCGGGATGTCAGTCTTCAACCTGGGCAATGCTATTATGGGCAGTGGCATCCTTGGTCTCTCCTATGCCATGGCCAACACTGGCATTGCACTCTTTAT AATTCTCCTGGTGGCTGTGTCCATCTTCTCCCTGTACTCTGTGCACTTGCTTCTAAAGACAGCCAATGAAGGAGGGTCGCTGGTCTATGAACAGCTGGGTTACAAGGCCTTCGGCATGCCCGGGAAACTGGCTGCATCCATCTCCATCACCATGCAGAACATCGGAG CCATGTCCAGCTACCTCTACATTGTGAAGTACGAGCTGCCGATCGTTATCCAAGCCTTCGTGGGAGCTACCAACGG AGAGTGGTATGCGAACGGGGACTATCTTGTGATCTTGGTGTCAGTTGTCATCATCCTGCCACTCTCACTTCTCAGAAACCTTG GTTACCTTGGTTACACAAGTGGTTTCTCCCTGCTTTGCATGGTGTTCTTCCTGATTGTG GTGATCTATAAGAAGTTCCAGATCCCGTGCCCTTTCATCCCTAACATGGACGTGATACTGAACGAGACGGTTAGCAAGGTCCTGAACAACACGATGGGCTTCCTCAATACCACCGCCGGTGTCTACAACGAGGACGTCTGCACACCCAAATACTTTGTCTTTAACTCTCAG ACTGTGTATGCTGTTCCTATCCTGACGTTCGCCTTTGTCTGCCACCCCGCCGTCCTGCCCATGTACGAGGAGCTTAAAGA TCGTTCCCGTAGAAAGATGCAGGGCGTGGCCAACGTGTCTTTCCTGGCCATGTTCATCATGTACCTGCTGGCTGCTCTCTTCGGATATCTGACCTTCAACG TGCATGTGGAGTCCGAACTTCTGCACACCTACTCCAAGGTCTACAAGGCTGACGTGATCCTACTCATTGTTCGTCTGGCCGTGCTGACAGCTGTCACCCTGACTGTCCCTGTGGTGCTGTTTCCC ATCCGCACGTCAGTCAACCAGCTGCTGTGTGCCTCCAAGGAGTTCAGCTGGATCCGccacaccatcatcaccatggtTCTGCTGGCCAGCACAAACTGTCTGGTCATCTTCGTCCCCTCCATCAGAGACATCTTCGGCTTCATCG GTGCATCTGCGGCAGCCATGTTGATCTTCATCCTGCCCTCAGCCTTCTATATCAAACTGGTCAAGAAGGAGCCCATGAAGTCTGTGCAGAAAATCGGA gcatCCATCTTCCTGTGCAGTGGTTTCTTTGTCATGATCGGCAGCTTGACCCTCATCACCCTTGACTGGATCAACAACGCCTCACAAGCCGCCAATGGACACTAG
- the LOC139392523 gene encoding sodium-coupled neutral amino acid symporter 2-like isoform X1, whose translation MSQPPFVWSHDFKFMSMKQATAKTEMSRFSISPDEDSSVSSNSHEYSSCPTKKVPIDSQYPDMDAESQNFLPDYHLDKKKYETDYHPGTASFGMSVFNLGNAIMGSGILGLSYAMANTGIALFIILLVAVSIFSLYSVHLLLKTANEGGSLVYEQLGYKAFGMPGKLAASISITMQNIGAMSSYLYIVKYELPIVIQAFVGATNGEWYANGDYLVILVSVVIILPLSLLRNLGYLGYTSGFSLLCMVFFLIVVIYKKFQIPCPFIPNMDVILNETVSKVLNNTMGFLNTTAGVYNEDVCTPKYFVFNSQTVYAVPILTFAFVCHPAVLPMYEELKDRSRRKMQGVANVSFLAMFIMYLLAALFGYLTFNVHVESELLHTYSKVYKADVILLIVRLAVLTAVTLTVPVVLFPIRTSVNQLLCASKEFSWIRHTIITMVLLASTNCLVIFVPSIRDIFGFIGASAAAMLIFILPSAFYIKLVKKEPMKSVQKIGASIFLCSGFFVMIGSLTLITLDWINNASQAANGH comes from the exons ATGAGTCAACCCCCCTTCGTCTGGTCACATGACTTCAAATTTATGAG CATGAAACAGGCCACTGCAAAGACAGAGATGAGCCGCTTCAGCATTTCCCCTGATGAGGATAGCAGTGTCAGTTCCAATAGTCATGAATACAGTTCCTGTCCAACCAAGAAGGTTCCTATTGACAG TCAATATCCCGATATGGATGCGGAGAGTCAAAACTTCCTTCCAGACTACCACCTGGACAAGAAGAAGTATGAAACAGATTAT CATCCAGGCACCGCCTCTTTCGGGATGTCAGTCTTCAACCTGGGCAATGCTATTATGGGCAGTGGCATCCTTGGTCTCTCCTATGCCATGGCCAACACTGGCATTGCACTCTTTAT AATTCTCCTGGTGGCTGTGTCCATCTTCTCCCTGTACTCTGTGCACTTGCTTCTAAAGACAGCCAATGAAGGAGGGTCGCTGGTCTATGAACAGCTGGGTTACAAGGCCTTCGGCATGCCCGGGAAACTGGCTGCATCCATCTCCATCACCATGCAGAACATCGGAG CCATGTCCAGCTACCTCTACATTGTGAAGTACGAGCTGCCGATCGTTATCCAAGCCTTCGTGGGAGCTACCAACGG AGAGTGGTATGCGAACGGGGACTATCTTGTGATCTTGGTGTCAGTTGTCATCATCCTGCCACTCTCACTTCTCAGAAACCTTG GTTACCTTGGTTACACAAGTGGTTTCTCCCTGCTTTGCATGGTGTTCTTCCTGATTGTG GTGATCTATAAGAAGTTCCAGATCCCGTGCCCTTTCATCCCTAACATGGACGTGATACTGAACGAGACGGTTAGCAAGGTCCTGAACAACACGATGGGCTTCCTCAATACCACCGCCGGTGTCTACAACGAGGACGTCTGCACACCCAAATACTTTGTCTTTAACTCTCAG ACTGTGTATGCTGTTCCTATCCTGACGTTCGCCTTTGTCTGCCACCCCGCCGTCCTGCCCATGTACGAGGAGCTTAAAGA TCGTTCCCGTAGAAAGATGCAGGGCGTGGCCAACGTGTCTTTCCTGGCCATGTTCATCATGTACCTGCTGGCTGCTCTCTTCGGATATCTGACCTTCAACG TGCATGTGGAGTCCGAACTTCTGCACACCTACTCCAAGGTCTACAAGGCTGACGTGATCCTACTCATTGTTCGTCTGGCCGTGCTGACAGCTGTCACCCTGACTGTCCCTGTGGTGCTGTTTCCC ATCCGCACGTCAGTCAACCAGCTGCTGTGTGCCTCCAAGGAGTTCAGCTGGATCCGccacaccatcatcaccatggtTCTGCTGGCCAGCACAAACTGTCTGGTCATCTTCGTCCCCTCCATCAGAGACATCTTCGGCTTCATCG GTGCATCTGCGGCAGCCATGTTGATCTTCATCCTGCCCTCAGCCTTCTATATCAAACTGGTCAAGAAGGAGCCCATGAAGTCTGTGCAGAAAATCGGA gcatCCATCTTCCTGTGCAGTGGTTTCTTTGTCATGATCGGCAGCTTGACCCTCATCACCCTTGACTGGATCAACAACGCCTCACAAGCCGCCAATGGACACTAG